A portion of the Juglans microcarpa x Juglans regia isolate MS1-56 chromosome 1D, Jm3101_v1.0, whole genome shotgun sequence genome contains these proteins:
- the LOC121252759 gene encoding Werner Syndrome-like exonuclease isoform X2, with protein sequence MEWDQPLTDEDIQAIDAAIQSAPSSSHSKKRRSSPDARNGPEESDPPKTLRQLPSSLLALQHPNPLLSPCQANTRMRYPVMKFGGRILYSRTSIEVEKAAKELLKNLELEKRESGQVVLGLDIEWRPTFKKGVASRKAAVMQICGDTSHCHVMHIFHSGIPQSLQFLLEDPTLLKVGIGIGSDAAKIFKDYCISIKAVEDLCCLAKQKLGGHSQKWGLASLTKMLISKELRLTWIMYSYYTSRISSS encoded by the exons ATGGAGTGGGATCAACCCTTGACTGACGAAGATATCCAAGCCATCGACGCCGCCATCCAATCCGCTCCTTCCTCCTCTCACAGCAAGAAACGACGATCTAGCCCTGACGCGCGAAACGGCCCCGAAGAATCAGACCCCCCCAAAACTTTGCGCCAATTGCCGAGTTCCCTTCTCGCCCTCCAACATCCAAATCCACTTCTGTCCCCTTGTCAGG CGAATACGAGGATGAGATACCCAGTGATGAAGTTTGGGGGTCGCATTTTGTACAGCCGGACATCCATAGAGGTAGAAAAAGCTGCAAAGGAGCTTTTGAAGAATCTCGAATTGGAGAAAAGAGAATCGGGTCAAGTCGTTCTTGGACTTGATATCGAGTGGCGACCCACTTTTAAAAAAG GTGTCGCATCTAGGAAGGCTGCGGTTATGCAGATATGTGGGGACACTAGTCATTGCCATgtgatgcatatttttcattctGGGATTCCTCAAAGCTTGCAATTTCTGCTTGAGGATCCTACACTCTTGAAg GTTGGAATCGGCATTGGTAGTGATGCTGCCaagatttttaaagattattgtATATCCATAAAAGCTGTGGAGGATCTTTGTTGTCTAGCAAAGCAAAAGCTTGGCGGACATTCCCAGAAATGGGGTCTTGCATCCCTAACCAAGATGCTTATATCCAAAGAG TTAAGGCTGACATGGATCATGTACTCATATTATACAAGTCGTATATCTTCTTCTTAA
- the LOC121252759 gene encoding Werner Syndrome-like exonuclease isoform X1 has translation MEWDQPLTDEDIQAIDAAIQSAPSSSHSKKRRSSPDARNGPEESDPPKTLRQLPSSLLALQHPNPLLSPCQANTRMRYPVMKFGGRILYSRTSIEVEKAAKELLKNLELEKRESGQVVLGLDIEWRPTFKKGVASRKAAVMQICGDTSHCHVMHIFHSGIPQSLQFLLEDPTLLKVGIGIGSDAAKIFKDYCISIKAVEDLCCLAKQKLGGHSQKWGLASLTKMLISKELRKPNKIRLGNWEKILTNEQLEYAATDAFASWYLYQVLKGLPNSEEEVAADKGIEELEGVKS, from the exons ATGGAGTGGGATCAACCCTTGACTGACGAAGATATCCAAGCCATCGACGCCGCCATCCAATCCGCTCCTTCCTCCTCTCACAGCAAGAAACGACGATCTAGCCCTGACGCGCGAAACGGCCCCGAAGAATCAGACCCCCCCAAAACTTTGCGCCAATTGCCGAGTTCCCTTCTCGCCCTCCAACATCCAAATCCACTTCTGTCCCCTTGTCAGG CGAATACGAGGATGAGATACCCAGTGATGAAGTTTGGGGGTCGCATTTTGTACAGCCGGACATCCATAGAGGTAGAAAAAGCTGCAAAGGAGCTTTTGAAGAATCTCGAATTGGAGAAAAGAGAATCGGGTCAAGTCGTTCTTGGACTTGATATCGAGTGGCGACCCACTTTTAAAAAAG GTGTCGCATCTAGGAAGGCTGCGGTTATGCAGATATGTGGGGACACTAGTCATTGCCATgtgatgcatatttttcattctGGGATTCCTCAAAGCTTGCAATTTCTGCTTGAGGATCCTACACTCTTGAAg GTTGGAATCGGCATTGGTAGTGATGCTGCCaagatttttaaagattattgtATATCCATAAAAGCTGTGGAGGATCTTTGTTGTCTAGCAAAGCAAAAGCTTGGCGGACATTCCCAGAAATGGGGTCTTGCATCCCTAACCAAGATGCTTATATCCAAAGAG CTTCGTAAGCCCAACAAAATTAGGCTGGGAAATTGGGAGAAAATTCTAACGAATGAGCAATTAGAGTATGCTGCCACAGATGCTTTTGCTTCTTGGTATCTCTATCAG GTCTTGAAAGGCCTGCCCAATTCGGAAGAAGAAGTTGCTGCTGACAAAGGAATTGAGGAGTTGGAAGGCGTGAAATCATAA
- the LOC121252750 gene encoding UDP-glucuronate 4-epimerase 6, with protein MQMASPPDTSKTIKLERYNSYLRRVNSTKLLNASSKILFRATLLIALALIFYFTLNYPPLISDATPGRHLHTHHNFLSSALYGPRAGGPAWEKQVRHSSTPRRPNGMSVLVTGAGGFVGSHCSLALKKRGDGVLGLDNFNDYYDPSLKRARQALLLKHQVFIVEGDLNDGPLLTKLFDVVPFTHVLHLAAQAGVRYAMQNPQSYVSSNIAGFVNLLEVAKTVNPQPAIVWASSSSVYGLNTENPFSELHRTDQPASLYAATKKAGEEIAHTYNHIYGLSLTGLRFFTVYGPWGRPDMAYFFFTKDILHGKAIDIYQTQDEKEVARDFTYIDDVVKGCLGALDTAEKSTGSGGKKRGPAQLRIYNLGNTSPVPVGKLVSILEGLLSTKAKKHVIKMPRNGDVPYTHANVTLAFRDFGYKPSTDLATGLRKFVKWYVNYYGIQSKVKKQTSVGNEHTEESD; from the coding sequence ATGCAGATGGCTTCTCCTCCAGACACAAGCAAGACCATAAAGCTAGAGCGCTACAACAGCTATCTCCGCAGAGTAAACAGCACAAAACTCCTCAATGCCTCCTCCAAGATCTTGTTCCGAGCCACTCTCCTCATCGCCCTCGCCCTCATCTTCTACTTCACCCTCAATTACCCTCCCCTCATTTCCGATGCTACTCCTGGCCGCCATCTCCACACTCACCACAACTTCCTCTCCTCCGCCCTCTACGGCCCCCGCGCCGGTGGCCCCGCCTGGGAGAAGCAGGTCCGCCACTCCTCCACCCCCCGCCGTCCTAACGGAATGTCCGTCCTCGTCACCGGAGCCGGTGGATTCGTTGGCTCTCACTGTTCCCTCGCCTTGAAGAAACGCGGCGATGGCGTCCTTGGCCTCGACAACTTCAACGACTACTACGATCCGTCGTTGAAGCGCGCGAGACAGGCGTTGTTGCTCAAACACCAAGTCTTCATCGTCGAAGGAGATTTGAACGATGGCCCATTGCTCACCAAGCTCTTCGACGTCGTTCCCTTCACCCACGTCCTCCACCTAGCTGCCCAAGCCGGGGTTCGCTACGCCATGCAGAACCCACAATCCTACGTGAGCTCCAACATTGCCGGGTTCGTGAATCTATTGGAAGTGGCGAAGACGGTGAATCCTCAACCCGCAATTGTTTGGGCCTCGTCCAGCTCCGTCTACGGCCTCAACACCGAAAACCCATTCTCCGAATTGCACCGGACTGACCAGCCGGCAAGTCTCTACGCCGCCACCAAGAAAGCTGGGGAAGAAATCGCTCACACCTACAACCATATCTACGGGCTCTCCCTCACTGGCTTAAGGTTCTTCACCGTGTACGGGCCTTGGGGTAGACCAGACATGGCGTACTTCTTCTTTACAAAGGACATCTTGCACGGTAAGGCCATTGACATATACCAGACACAGGACGAGAAGGAGGTGGCGCGTGACTTCACGTACATCGACGACGTCGTGAAAGGCTGTCTAGGGGCGTTGGATACGGCCGAGAAGAGCACTGGAAGCGGCGGGAAGAAGCGGGGACCGGCGCAGCTGAGGATCTACAACCTCGGGAACACGTCGCCGGTGCCGGTCGGAAAGTTAGTGTCCATATTGGAGGGGTTGCTGAGCACCAAGGCCAAGAAGCACGTGATCAAGATGCCGAGGAATGGGGACGTTCCCTACACCCATGCCAATGTGACCTTGGCTTTCAGGGACTTCGGTTACAAGCCCAGCACGGATTTGGCCACCGGATTGAGAAAGTTTGTCAAATGGTATGTAAATTATTATGGGATTCAGTCGAAGGTAAAGAAGCAAACCAGCGTCGGCAATGAGCATACTGAAGAATCCGATTGA